The following proteins are co-located in the Verrucomicrobiia bacterium genome:
- a CDS encoding galactose oxidase early set domain-containing protein, translating to MKPIPFFHPITFSFSRMLCAAAVLALAGAAANVHVAGAPYNTDPNMPYADVDLSVRPGGTVTWLAHTNTDPRLHGKVGPLLPSHAMAVHNTLVWKTNEDTPKMLMFHRHSGYTADELANPDVINFIIQNPNPGGPGAGGGDTALSNPGNQFNSALRRSFNQLCYGGYTIIHDVSQSVPQRIRVDQYLDLCQLYDWGHPDAYKYDTADPKYVTAALNNHDAELNFGATKNMGVSRGLYYDMYCPGFCTLEDGRPIFPGGHDMNSQNGNYRIQIYDPDNEIWVQRPMSCMRAQYNADPEDPYSELFFWSRITNGLSERSIYFPIGNSISNDCNPHLLTSITGVDYSTNYPAIRLMNPERGTVTHPDPVPSDMRYARWYPGCVALPGNKAFIFGGWDRDEIAIPTGTAPNSSSTWLTNFFASETWSNSLPWNFKLAGFLSSAAGTPANQVTQPVPEVYDGNTDTTIALENARLLHPAWYPNSCVVQTGTNAHDWKVLVNSGILFEDAAEAGGELGSASSEQAARHTYLVDVQGAMADSDRETPNVREGKWLKYVDTATNIFAPFSANADMMELDTNGMVLSHRLYHIGGRNTSSAVTASSMYLEMASLSKPRLPGEPPIPMPKWTTIPGSLVVRARQNYATPMPDGKICIIGGNGTGNSGMEAWSMHVQILDPATGLISTMDKSQVPRDEHGIIHLWPDGRVYMGGQNRNGLTPAGNPFAPAGDSDLGVASAQFFTPPYLFDANTNEAVRPVITAYPSQIDYGINFDVTVDNAESIGSVCIIRTGSMSHSLCTDRRYIKLPFTRTGGNVLRVTAPKLPGTAIGGYYMLFVVNENGTPCHAKKVVVGSAVASRD from the coding sequence ATGAAACCCATCCCATTTTTCCACCCGATAACATTCTCCTTTTCCCGGATGTTGTGTGCCGCAGCGGTGCTCGCGCTCGCCGGAGCGGCCGCGAACGTGCATGTAGCGGGCGCGCCCTACAACACGGATCCCAACATGCCTTACGCAGACGTGGATCTGAGCGTGAGACCCGGCGGCACGGTGACGTGGCTGGCCCACACAAACACCGATCCGCGCCTTCACGGAAAAGTCGGGCCGCTGCTGCCGTCCCATGCAATGGCAGTTCACAACACGCTGGTCTGGAAGACCAACGAGGACACGCCGAAGATGTTGATGTTTCATCGCCATTCGGGCTACACGGCAGACGAACTTGCCAATCCGGACGTCATCAACTTCATCATCCAGAACCCCAATCCCGGAGGCCCGGGAGCGGGCGGCGGCGATACGGCTCTTTCCAATCCTGGCAACCAGTTCAACTCCGCGTTGCGCCGATCCTTCAACCAGCTCTGTTACGGCGGCTACACGATCATTCATGACGTCAGCCAGTCAGTGCCCCAGCGCATCCGGGTTGATCAATACCTTGATCTTTGCCAGCTCTACGACTGGGGACATCCCGATGCGTACAAGTACGACACCGCGGATCCGAAATACGTGACGGCGGCCCTGAACAATCACGATGCCGAGCTGAATTTTGGGGCGACGAAGAACATGGGAGTATCACGCGGCCTTTACTACGACATGTACTGTCCGGGCTTCTGCACGCTCGAGGATGGGCGCCCGATCTTCCCCGGCGGCCATGACATGAACAGCCAGAACGGGAATTATCGAATCCAGATTTATGATCCAGACAATGAAATCTGGGTGCAACGCCCGATGTCCTGCATGCGCGCCCAGTACAACGCGGATCCCGAGGATCCCTATTCGGAGTTGTTCTTCTGGTCGAGAATTACGAACGGCCTTTCGGAACGCTCGATTTATTTCCCCATCGGTAACTCGATCAGCAATGACTGTAATCCGCACCTTTTGACGTCAATAACGGGCGTCGACTATTCCACAAACTATCCGGCGATCCGGTTGATGAATCCGGAACGGGGAACCGTGACGCATCCTGACCCGGTGCCGAGTGATATGCGCTATGCGCGCTGGTATCCTGGATGTGTCGCGTTGCCGGGCAACAAGGCGTTCATCTTCGGAGGATGGGACCGCGACGAGATTGCGATTCCTACTGGAACCGCTCCCAATTCGAGTTCCACGTGGTTGACCAACTTCTTCGCGAGCGAAACCTGGAGCAATAGCCTGCCTTGGAATTTCAAACTGGCTGGCTTTCTCTCCTCGGCCGCGGGCACGCCGGCAAACCAGGTGACCCAGCCGGTGCCCGAAGTCTACGACGGCAACACTGACACAACGATTGCACTGGAAAACGCGCGTCTGCTGCATCCCGCCTGGTATCCGAATTCCTGCGTCGTCCAGACGGGAACCAACGCGCACGATTGGAAGGTCCTGGTGAATTCCGGCATTCTCTTTGAGGACGCCGCCGAAGCCGGCGGTGAGCTCGGGAGCGCTTCGTCCGAACAGGCAGCGCGCCACACCTATCTCGTGGACGTCCAGGGTGCGATGGCCGATTCGGATCGGGAAACGCCGAATGTCCGTGAAGGCAAGTGGCTGAAGTATGTCGACACGGCGACAAACATCTTCGCGCCGTTCTCTGCCAATGCGGACATGATGGAACTCGATACGAACGGCATGGTGCTGTCGCATCGCCTGTATCACATCGGGGGACGCAACACCTCAAGCGCAGTCACAGCGAGCAGCATGTATCTGGAGATGGCGAGCCTGAGCAAGCCCCGCCTGCCCGGCGAGCCTCCGATCCCGATGCCCAAGTGGACAACGATTCCTGGTTCGCTCGTCGTGCGTGCCCGCCAGAATTACGCCACGCCAATGCCTGATGGAAAAATCTGCATCATCGGCGGAAACGGCACCGGGAATTCTGGAATGGAGGCATGGAGCATGCACGTTCAAATCCTGGATCCTGCGACAGGCCTGATCAGCACGATGGACAAGAGCCAGGTGCCGCGGGATGAGCACGGCATCATCCACCTCTGGCCCGATGGCCGGGTTTACATGGGTGGCCAGAACCGCAACGGCTTGACCCCTGCCGGCAATCCCTTCGCGCCCGCTGGCGACTCGGACCTGGGGGTTGCTTCGGCGCAGTTCTTCACGCCGCCCTACCTGTTTGATGCGAACACCAACGAGGCAGTGCGCCCAGTGATCACGGCTTATCCATCGCAGATCGACTACGGTATCAACTTCGACGTGACCGTGGATAACGCAGAGAGCATCGGGTCTGTGTGCATCATCCGAACAGGATCAATGTCGCACAGTCTCTGCACGGATCGGCGTTACATCAAACTGCCATTCACTCGCACTGGCGGCAACGTCCTCCGCGTCACGGCGCCCAAGCTGCCGGGAACCGCGATCGGCGGTTATTACATGCTCTTCGTCGTGAATGAAAACGGAACGCCATGTCATGCGAAGAAGGTTGTGGTCGGCTCGGCTGTCGCCTCAAGAGACTAG
- a CDS encoding prepilin-type N-terminal cleavage/methylation domain-containing protein codes for MSGFTLIELLVVIAIIAILAAMLLPALARAKGKAKTIQCLNHFKQMGLSTEMYANDNNGRLPGDQHSLPSWLASLAAYNGTNIYRCALEKTRPYSFAVNDFLTPRPAGAPHLNFSRQTSVPSPSETMWMGELLEESIGLDHFHFADYRNSPVPNHPAGAYTTNGFRIQVDVKRHLGGANYLHLDGHVETLKWEHMPPKLMAPGSRFIMPVGRP; via the coding sequence ATGTCCGGGTTCACCCTGATCGAGCTGCTGGTCGTGATTGCCATAATCGCCATCCTCGCTGCGATGCTTCTGCCAGCGCTCGCGCGGGCGAAGGGCAAGGCAAAAACCATTCAGTGCCTGAACCATTTCAAACAGATGGGGCTCTCCACTGAGATGTATGCGAACGACAACAACGGCCGGTTGCCCGGCGACCAGCACAGCCTGCCATCCTGGCTCGCGTCGCTGGCCGCTTACAACGGAACCAACATTTACCGATGCGCCCTCGAAAAGACGCGGCCCTACAGCTTCGCGGTGAATGACTTTCTGACACCGCGCCCCGCTGGCGCCCCGCATCTCAATTTTTCTCGCCAAACGTCGGTGCCAAGCCCGTCGGAGACGATGTGGATGGGCGAGTTGCTCGAGGAAAGCATCGGTCTCGACCACTTCCATTTTGCAGATTACCGGAACTCGCCGGTCCCGAACCACCCGGCGGGTGCGTACACCACGAACGGCTTCCGCATCCAGGTGGATGTGAAGCGCCATCTCGGCGGGGCCAATTACCTGCACCTTGACGGCCATGTGGAGACGCTCAAGTGGGAACACATGCCGCCGAAGCTGATGGCCCCTGGTTCCCGTTTCATAATGCCTGTTGGACGGCCGTAA